The Marivivens sp. LCG002 genome contains a region encoding:
- a CDS encoding rhomboid family intramembrane serine protease, which produces MQQESPFNSVPVPVLVLVFIIVGVEIAITLGNAGIIGGPTAVGWRLDWIDQFAVSPAVIDRIFGLGDLSYYMTRRLIGYSFINAGWVPVIFASAMLLALGKFIGESWKPLSILMTFVAAGIVGGLVFGIVTPQNMPLFGSFPAVYGLIGAYSYLRWLELEHSGNNKWKAFGLITFVVLIQIVWGLILKLLTAFGFFEADPSAIMIYFGIASLSGFVTGLVLSPILGPGGWATFVARLRQR; this is translated from the coding sequence GTGCAGCAAGAAAGCCCGTTTAACTCGGTTCCCGTGCCCGTTCTGGTTCTGGTTTTCATCATTGTCGGGGTCGAGATCGCCATCACTCTGGGCAACGCAGGCATTATCGGTGGTCCAACCGCCGTCGGTTGGCGACTCGACTGGATCGACCAATTCGCGGTTTCGCCGGCTGTGATCGATCGCATTTTCGGCCTTGGGGATCTCTCCTATTACATGACGCGCCGCCTCATCGGCTATTCCTTCATCAATGCAGGATGGGTGCCCGTGATCTTTGCGAGCGCGATGCTCTTGGCCCTTGGCAAGTTCATCGGCGAGAGCTGGAAGCCGCTCTCCATTCTGATGACCTTTGTTGCCGCCGGTATTGTCGGGGGGCTCGTCTTCGGGATCGTGACCCCACAAAACATGCCGCTCTTTGGATCGTTCCCCGCGGTTTATGGCCTTATCGGTGCCTATAGCTATTTGCGCTGGCTCGAGCTCGAGCATTCGGGAAACAACAAGTGGAAGGCTTTTGGCCTCATCACCTTTGTTGTGTTGATCCAGATCGTTTGGGGGTTGATCCTCAAGCTTCTCACGGCCTTCGGGTTCTTTGAGGCCGACCCTTCGGCTATCATGATCTATTTCGGGATCGCAAGCCTTTCGGGTTTTGTGACGGGCTTGGTGCTTTCCCCGATCCTCGGGCCGGGGGGCTGGGCCACCTTCGTGGCCCGCTTGCGTCAGCGCTGA